One part of the Glycine soja cultivar W05 chromosome 11, ASM419377v2, whole genome shotgun sequence genome encodes these proteins:
- the LOC114374267 gene encoding uncharacterized protein LOC114374267, with protein MRINAFCVSASASIYSPFPNPHGALLQDWKLRKHRFSLKLTAFPLNSSCRKRRTTFICAANQEAEEAFKKTVEIDRLIDMLREANPRELQKLVVENILAFNPSFWVRLAARTDTCKSDDDKKDYEELATTVMNVVDCVVHKTKEKIESSTDVLKGVLKPVIDAEGEIPWPPRDPQALTLMEKEISQREQEGQLDEGFLAEVNAQLRQAKEDGDKPGLEAMMQKVLQLYASIVLSKRSYAMKGKEVLKDEQFLETIIQAPEQEWNNILINGLTIGAGDVSAEDLFAVLKKRIERVLIRTEGGSYQQRILTEYLKGIETRAEEIVQVLQGRPQ; from the exons ATGAGAATCAACGCATTCTGTGTCTCCGCCTCTGCTTCTATATATTCTCCTTTTCCTAATCCACAT GGTGCGCTACTGCAAGATTGGAAGCTTCGGAAGCATAGGTTTAGCTTGAAGCTCACGGCATTTCCTTTGAATTCGAGTTGCAGGAAGAGGAG GACAACTTTCATATGTGCAGCCAATCAAGAAGCCGAGGAGGCTTTTAAGAAGACTGTTGAAATTGATAGGCTCATAGATATGCTCAGAGAAGCTAATCCTCGCGAA CTTCAGAAACTTGTTGTTGAAAACATCCTTGCTTTCAATCCAAGCTTTTGGGTGCGACTTGCAGCGAGAACTGATACTTGCAAGTCTGACGATGATAAA AAAGATTATGAAGAATTGGCTACAACGGTCATGAATGTGGTGGATTGCGTGGTGCATAAGACTAAA GAAAAGATTGAGTCTTCCACAGATGTCCTGAAGGGAGTACTAAAACCTGTGATTGATGCTGAAGGAGAGATTCCATGGCCTCCCAGAGATCCTCAGGCACTAACATTGATGGAAAAG GAAATAAGTCAAAGGGAGCAAGAAGGACAGCTGGATGAAGGGTTCCTTGCTGAAGTTAATGCACAGCTACGACAA GCAAAGGAAGATGGTGATAAACCGGGGCTTGAGGCTATGATGCAAAAGGTGTTGCAGCTTTATGCTTCCATAGTTCTGTCAAAACGTAGTTATGCCATGAAAG GGAAGGAAGTTTTGAAGGATGAGCAATTCCTTGAAACCATAATCCAAG CTCCCGAACAAGAATGGaacaatattttaatcaatggaTTGACAATTGGTGCTGGGGATGTTTCCGCAGAGGATCTCTTTGCTGTCTTAAAGAAACGAATTGAACGCGTTTTGATTAGAACT GAGGGAGGTTCTTACCAACAGCGGATTCTGACAGAATACCTGAAAGGCATTGAAACTAGAGCAGAGGAGATTGTTCAAGTGCTCCAGGGGAGACCACAATAG